ATTTGGTAATTGACCGTTCCTCGGAATTAATTACCCGACCTCTCAAGGACTTTGGTGATTTGGGGCAAATTCCCAGCCTGGAAACCCAGCAAAGAACTCTGCCGGTGTTTGATAATCATCGCGTCGCCAAGCGTTTTTCTACCAAGCGCGATCGCGTAATTAAAGTTCCTGATAGTAAAATGCTCCATAAGGCTCGTACTCATCTGCAAGCTAAAGGCATCACACGATTGCTGATTGATGGTCAGGTCTATTCTTTGTCTACGGTTTAGGATTAGGTATCGGGCATTGGGTATTGGGCATTGAGCATTGGTTATTCCCTTTGTCTTCTCACCCAGTCCCCAGTCCCTTCAACTGTAGACAGCCCTTGCAAAACGCTCTGCCAAATAAATAATGTCCTGTCTACGGGCAATTTGGTTCATCCATTTTTGAGGAATATTTTCCACCCCATAATAAATTCCCGCTAACCCACCAGTGACGGCGGCAGTAGTATCGGCATCTCCGCCTAAGTTGACAGCTTTCAGCACCGCCTCAGAATAAGACGAACTATTTAATAAACACCACAGGGATGACTCTAAGGTATCAATTACATAGCCACCAGAATTAATCTCTTCAACTGGTAACTTGGCAATCTCACCACTAAAAATTCTGCCAAAATGCGGCTTTTCTAACAAAAATTCTCGGACAGAATAAATTGTTTGAATATCTTGCAATGCTTGTAGATAAGCTGTTTGGGGGTCAGCCCCTTCTAGGAGCGCCACTGCAATACTAATATAAATTCCACAGGACATTTGCGATCGCGCATGAGCATGGGTAATCGCTGAAACATCATGCACCCGCGCTAGCAATTCGCCTAAAGTTAAGTTTCGGTGACAATAAGCCATTGGCAAGATTCTCATCAATGAACCATTACCATTACTATTTTCAACCTTCCCACCCGCCTGATGGGGAACAACTCCCTGTTTCAAGCGCATAATTGCTGTATGGGTAGTTTGACCAATATCAAAGACATCGCCACGGGGAGTCCAGTAAGCCTCCTTGTACCACCGCCAGAAGGAATTGGCTATGGCATCCAACGAATACCCCCTACAAAGGCATTCTGCTAGGCAAAAGCTTAACGAACTATCATCTGACCAAGTTCCTGGTGGTTGATTCCATGTGCCATAACCCTGCATCGTTGTCACTGGAGATTTTACTCGTTCAGCACGGCTAGTAAACTCCACCGGCACACCCAACGCATCACCGACACATAAACCCATCAAACCAGACAACGTTTTTGCACCGGTTAGCATTATTCAATCTCCACAATAACTGCTCAAAATTAACTTTATAGATTCCCTCTATAGGTTGTTGCAACAGATGCTACAGCCAAGTTTTTCATCCTCTGTGAAAAGCTCGGCAAAAAATTGTTAGTCGGATATTTTATTTACACTATTCCGACATAGCTTGAGTTCCAAATATTGTGACAGTTTTAAAAGCGTCTATTTTTGGAACAAAGAACCCAGATGAAAAGACATTGAATGTAATTATAACAGCTTATTTATGATTACCTGGGATACTTAGCCTGTAACTCTTATGCATCATTAGCAACATTTATTTAATAAAATCTGGGAAGCATTTGGAACATTGTTAAATGATTTTCGACTGGGAATATACAAGTAAAAAATACAAATTTTGGTAAAAATTATGAAACGCTTACTCAAGTCTTTCGTGACATTTTCTGCATTATCTTCCTTAATAGTTGCTCCTTTATTTCTATCAGCTGGTCAAGCTTCTGCT
The Nostoc punctiforme PCC 73102 genome window above contains:
- a CDS encoding ADP-ribosylglycohydrolase family protein, encoding MLTGAKTLSGLMGLCVGDALGVPVEFTSRAERVKSPVTTMQGYGTWNQPPGTWSDDSSLSFCLAECLCRGYSLDAIANSFWRWYKEAYWTPRGDVFDIGQTTHTAIMRLKQGVVPHQAGGKVENSNGNGSLMRILPMAYCHRNLTLGELLARVHDVSAITHAHARSQMSCGIYISIAVALLEGADPQTAYLQALQDIQTIYSVREFLLEKPHFGRIFSGEIAKLPVEEINSGGYVIDTLESSLWCLLNSSSYSEAVLKAVNLGGDADTTAAVTGGLAGIYYGVENIPQKWMNQIARRQDIIYLAERFARAVYS